The following are encoded in a window of Gramella sp. MT6 genomic DNA:
- the lptC gene encoding LPS export ABC transporter periplasmic protein LptC, whose protein sequence is MKLTYSNIISGIVTLIGVTMLFSCEGNLQEVRAFSLEEDAPQAVAEGINLKFTDSGRLVATLKSPKMLDFTNKSFPYREFPDGLEVEFFDEENKKNTVTADYGIVYENTQLIDLQGDVVILTADSTKLEASQIFWDQERNWIFTDKPNTIRFPDGSYTDDLGFDSNQDFSNFRSRTNTGIQIIEEEKDE, encoded by the coding sequence ATGAAACTCACATATAGTAATATAATTTCAGGCATTGTCACGCTCATAGGCGTGACAATGCTTTTTTCATGCGAAGGTAATCTGCAGGAAGTAAGAGCCTTCAGTTTAGAGGAAGATGCACCTCAGGCAGTAGCCGAAGGCATTAATTTAAAATTCACAGATTCCGGTAGGTTAGTGGCTACTCTCAAGAGTCCTAAGATGCTGGACTTTACCAATAAATCTTTTCCTTATCGGGAATTTCCAGATGGTTTAGAAGTTGAGTTCTTCGACGAGGAGAACAAAAAGAATACGGTAACCGCAGATTACGGTATTGTTTACGAAAACACTCAGCTTATAGATCTCCAGGGGGATGTGGTGATACTTACCGCAGATAGCACTAAATTAGAGGCCAGCCAGATATTCTGGGATCAGGAAAGGAACTGGATCTTTACAGATAAGCCCAATACAATTAGATTTCCAGACGGTTCTTATACAGATGATCTTGGTTTTGATTCTAATCAGGATTTCAGTAATTTTCGATCTAGAACCAATACGGGGATACAGATAATAGAAGAAGAAAAGGATGAATAA
- a CDS encoding hemolysin family protein — MEVDILVIICSLLLSAFFSGMEIAYVSSNKIFIEIEKRQNDFLAKVLKRLTKKPSKFIATMLVGNNIALVVYGFFMGDLLMTWLTGIDSQSGFVNYIITDLSLLTQTVISTLIILLTAEFLPKVIFQIYANTMLKFFAVPAYIFYILFSFVSSFIIWISDIILKRFFKTDGDEVQLAFSKVELGNFISEQMETVEEHEDVDSEIQIFQNALQFSDIKAREVMIPRTEIIAVDQNQAPNDLIETFTETGLSKLLVYNDTIDDIIGYVHSFELFKRPKSIKSILLPVIFVPETMWIKDVLNILIKKRKSIAVVIDEYGGTSGMMTVEDIVEELFGEIEDEHDSAVLIEEKLEDGYFRFSARLEVDYLNENYKVDIPVGENYETLSGFIVNHTEEIPQQGEVIHIEDFEIKIIETSNTKIELVELKINPED; from the coding sequence ATGGAGGTTGATATACTTGTTATAATTTGCTCTTTGCTGCTTTCCGCTTTCTTCTCTGGAATGGAGATCGCTTACGTTTCTTCGAACAAGATCTTTATAGAGATCGAAAAAAGGCAGAATGATTTTCTTGCTAAAGTCCTGAAAAGACTTACCAAAAAGCCTTCAAAATTTATCGCGACTATGCTCGTAGGGAATAATATTGCCCTAGTTGTGTATGGTTTTTTTATGGGAGATCTTTTAATGACCTGGTTGACCGGGATAGATTCCCAAAGCGGATTCGTGAATTATATTATTACAGACCTGAGTCTCCTTACTCAAACGGTTATTTCTACCCTTATTATTTTACTTACTGCCGAATTTCTTCCAAAAGTGATCTTCCAGATCTATGCGAATACCATGTTGAAATTCTTCGCGGTGCCGGCTTACATTTTTTATATACTTTTTAGTTTTGTGTCTTCCTTTATTATCTGGATTTCAGACATTATCCTGAAACGATTCTTTAAGACAGATGGGGATGAAGTTCAGCTAGCATTCAGTAAAGTGGAGCTGGGAAATTTTATTAGTGAGCAAATGGAAACGGTGGAGGAGCATGAGGATGTGGATAGCGAGATCCAGATCTTTCAGAATGCACTGCAGTTTTCAGACATTAAAGCGAGGGAAGTGATGATCCCGCGAACAGAGATCATTGCGGTGGACCAGAACCAGGCTCCGAATGATCTTATAGAAACCTTTACAGAAACAGGGCTTTCAAAATTGCTGGTCTATAATGATACTATAGACGATATTATTGGATATGTGCATTCTTTTGAATTGTTCAAAAGACCAAAATCTATAAAATCTATTCTGCTTCCGGTCATTTTTGTGCCAGAGACCATGTGGATCAAGGATGTGCTGAATATTTTGATTAAGAAAAGGAAGAGTATCGCCGTAGTGATCGATGAATATGGAGGGACCAGCGGAATGATGACCGTGGAAGATATAGTGGAAGAGCTTTTCGGGGAAATTGAAGACGAACATGATTCAGCCGTGCTCATTGAGGAAAAACTGGAGGATGGGTATTTCAGGTTTTCAGCAAGACTCGAGGTAGACTATCTTAATGAAAATTATAAAGTTGATATTCCGGTAGGTGAAAATTATGAGACCCTTAGTGGTTTTATTGTAAATCACACCGAAGAAATTCCGCAGCAGGGAGAGGTGATTCACATTGAAGATTTCGAAATAAAAATCATTGAAACTTCCAATACCAAAATCGAATTGGTAGAGCTAAAAATCAATCCTGAAGATTAA
- a CDS encoding peptidylprolyl isomerase, translating to MAVLNKIRQRSVFLIIIIALALFSFVLADVIRNGGLSSQNSQNVIATVNGNEISREEFAREVEAFERNMGRNTSTTQAVNRIWDQKLREVILNEQVEELGIRAGEGQITSLVRSQMAGNPNFTNEAGMFDENRLREYVANLKETSPEAYQQWQQFTSNLANTAKLNTYYNMVSAGVGATLLEGEQAYRLQNDNINMKFVQIPYSSIPDSEVEVTKSDIKSYIEDHKARFETDAARSIQYVIFNETASNEDKSEAKEAINALRNERVEYNAAIGANDTIAGFDNTDDYADFISNNSDLPFENRFKFRNDFTGENAEAIFNLNEGETFGPYEENGYWKLSKVVETKTIPDSVKASHILIAYQGTQLGAGLDRTKEEAKELADSIASVARADKDKFAELASEFSADTSNKEQAGDLGYFTPGMMIPAFENYVFDNSTGDIGVVETPIGYHVISIEDQTEAARAVKVATIAREIDASEKTMNNLFNEVTKFEISASEGDFADIAKESNYEVRTVKDIKALEENIPGAGAQRRVVQWAFEDEAKVGDVRRFDTNDGYIVAQLTAKKDKGLMSVEEAAATVTPILKKEKKAEIIKSRIKGNSLKEISENQGVSIQTADAVNLSSPTLAGAGEEPEVVGAVFSMETGSLSEPIAGEKGVYVAELVSKFEAPAMDSYKGYAQQESAARRAQAGMRVFDALKKKADIEDNRSKFY from the coding sequence ATGGCAGTATTAAACAAAATCAGACAAAGGTCTGTTTTCTTGATTATCATCATTGCATTGGCCCTATTTTCTTTCGTATTGGCCGATGTGATTAGAAACGGAGGCTTAAGCTCTCAAAATTCTCAGAATGTTATCGCTACCGTAAATGGTAATGAAATAAGCCGGGAAGAGTTCGCTCGTGAAGTAGAAGCATTTGAAAGAAATATGGGTAGGAATACCAGCACTACTCAGGCAGTAAACCGTATTTGGGATCAGAAGTTAAGAGAAGTGATCCTGAATGAGCAGGTTGAGGAACTGGGAATTAGAGCCGGTGAAGGACAGATCACAAGTCTTGTGAGATCTCAAATGGCTGGAAATCCTAATTTCACCAATGAAGCTGGAATGTTCGACGAGAACAGGCTTAGAGAATATGTTGCTAATTTAAAGGAAACTTCTCCGGAAGCTTATCAGCAATGGCAGCAGTTCACTTCTAATCTGGCTAACACTGCTAAATTGAATACTTACTACAATATGGTAAGTGCCGGTGTAGGAGCAACGCTATTAGAAGGAGAGCAGGCTTACAGACTTCAGAATGATAACATTAATATGAAATTTGTACAGATCCCTTATTCTTCAATTCCAGATAGTGAAGTTGAAGTGACCAAATCTGATATCAAATCTTATATCGAAGATCATAAAGCGCGTTTTGAAACCGATGCTGCTAGAAGCATCCAGTATGTGATCTTTAACGAAACCGCTTCTAACGAAGATAAATCTGAAGCTAAAGAGGCGATCAATGCTTTAAGAAATGAGCGTGTAGAATATAATGCGGCTATCGGAGCAAATGATACCATTGCTGGATTTGACAATACAGATGACTATGCTGATTTCATCAGCAATAATTCAGATCTTCCTTTTGAGAACAGATTCAAGTTCAGAAACGATTTTACAGGTGAGAATGCAGAGGCTATCTTCAATCTTAACGAAGGTGAGACCTTTGGACCATATGAGGAAAATGGATACTGGAAATTAAGCAAGGTTGTAGAGACCAAGACAATTCCAGATTCAGTTAAGGCGAGTCATATTTTGATCGCTTACCAGGGGACTCAGTTAGGTGCCGGTTTAGACAGAACAAAAGAAGAGGCTAAAGAGCTTGCAGATAGTATTGCAAGTGTTGCCAGAGCAGATAAGGATAAATTCGCTGAACTTGCTTCAGAGTTTTCTGCAGATACTTCAAATAAAGAGCAGGCTGGAGATCTTGGATATTTTACTCCAGGAATGATGATCCCTGCTTTTGAAAACTATGTTTTTGATAACTCAACAGGTGATATCGGGGTTGTAGAAACACCAATCGGTTACCACGTGATCTCTATTGAAGATCAGACTGAAGCCGCCAGAGCGGTTAAGGTTGCGACCATTGCCAGAGAAATAGACGCTTCAGAGAAGACGATGAATAATCTTTTCAACGAGGTTACTAAATTCGAGATCTCTGCTTCAGAAGGTGATTTTGCAGATATTGCAAAAGAAAGTAATTACGAAGTGCGAACTGTAAAGGATATCAAAGCTCTTGAAGAGAATATTCCTGGTGCAGGTGCACAGCGTAGAGTTGTACAATGGGCTTTTGAAGATGAAGCTAAAGTTGGAGACGTAAGAAGGTTCGATACTAACGATGGTTATATCGTAGCTCAGTTAACTGCTAAAAAAGATAAAGGATTAATGAGTGTAGAGGAAGCTGCTGCTACCGTTACACCTATCCTTAAAAAGGAGAAGAAAGCTGAGATCATCAAATCAAGAATTAAAGGAAATAGCTTGAAAGAGATTTCAGAAAATCAGGGGGTAAGCATTCAAACTGCAGATGCGGTTAACTTAAGCAGTCCTACTTTAGCAGGTGCTGGTGAAGAGCCGGAAGTTGTTGGAGCTGTCTTCTCTATGGAAACAGGAAGCCTTAGTGAGCCAATTGCAGGTGAAAAAGGAGTGTATGTTGCAGAACTTGTAAGTAAGTTTGAAGCTCCGGCAATGGACTCTTACAAAGGATATGCTCAGCAGGAAAGTGCTGCTCGTAGAGCTCAGGCAGGAATGAGAGTATTTGATGCTCTTAAGAAGAAAGCTGATATTGAAGATAACAGGTCTAAATTTTACTAG
- a CDS encoding GYDIA family GHMP kinase → MQIFKSNGKLLLTGEYAVLDGAKSLAVPTKKGQSMEVSENENGLISWKSLDENGNVWFESHFRIDRGDFQPILTSQKPEDQETAKRLQQILRSAFRSNPEAFSEKGYTVITKLDFNRKWGLGTSSTLINNLAQWLQIDAYKLLKDSFGGSGYDIAVAGSDLPITYQITKNGPVAYTADFDLPFKDQLFFVYLNRKQNSREAIAHYRNTLQENRHGLVEKISGITEQIISSEDFEEFRMLMQAHEMLITKAINIPRINEELFPDYSGLIKSLGGWGGDFILATGGEAEKEYFRKKGYDTILDYQELIK, encoded by the coding sequence ATGCAGATATTTAAAAGCAATGGAAAACTATTATTAACAGGAGAATATGCCGTACTTGATGGTGCGAAATCTCTAGCCGTCCCTACCAAAAAAGGGCAAAGCATGGAAGTGTCAGAAAACGAAAACGGCCTGATCTCCTGGAAAAGCCTTGATGAAAATGGTAACGTATGGTTTGAATCTCATTTCCGGATCGATAGGGGTGATTTTCAACCAATCCTTACTTCACAGAAACCGGAAGACCAGGAAACTGCAAAAAGACTTCAGCAAATATTAAGATCTGCCTTTAGGTCCAATCCTGAAGCGTTTTCAGAAAAAGGCTACACTGTTATCACGAAACTGGATTTCAACAGAAAATGGGGGCTGGGAACTTCTTCAACGCTTATAAATAACCTGGCGCAATGGCTACAGATCGATGCATACAAATTACTGAAGGATAGTTTTGGAGGCAGTGGTTATGATATCGCTGTAGCAGGAAGTGATCTGCCTATCACTTACCAGATCACTAAAAACGGACCGGTAGCTTATACTGCAGATTTCGATCTGCCATTTAAAGACCAGCTATTCTTTGTTTACCTGAACAGGAAACAGAACAGCCGCGAAGCTATAGCTCATTACCGTAATACACTCCAGGAGAATAGACACGGCCTAGTAGAAAAGATCTCCGGAATCACAGAACAGATCATCAGTTCTGAAGATTTCGAGGAGTTCAGAATGTTAATGCAGGCACACGAAATGCTAATTACAAAGGCAATCAATATTCCGAGGATAAACGAAGAGCTTTTCCCGGATTATTCCGGCTTAATTAAAAGCCTTGGAGGCTGGGGAGGCGATTTTATTCTCGCAACCGGAGGTGAAGCTGAAAAGGAATATTTCAGAAAGAAAGGTTACGATACAATTTTAGATTATCAGGAACTCATCAAATAA
- a CDS encoding hydroxymethylglutaryl-CoA reductase, degradative yields the protein MTKPVNGFSKLNKTEKINWLAENYLNNNDTAVSVLKQYWNNNNELQKLHDEFIENTVSNFYLPLGLAPNFLINGKYYVLPMAIEESSVVAAASKAAKFWNERGGFKATVINTKKIGQVHFLFQGDFSRLDQLVTNIKPKLREAVKPITRNMEKRGGGILDIELIDKTEKLESYYQLFVKFDTRDSMGANFINSCLEKFAEVLQEEANKNPDFSKEEKDLQVIMSILSNYVPECIVRAEVSCPVDQLSEDANMRGEEFAKKFIQAVKIAEIEPYRAVTHNKGVMNGIDAVVLATGNDFRAVEAGVHAYASRNGQYSSLTHAKIEDGIFKFWMEIPLALGTVGGLTSLHPLVKLALDILQRPSANELMEITAVAGLAQNFAALRSLITTGIQQGHMKMHLMNILNQNQATDREKEEMVEFFTHHTITHSSVIEQLEKMRS from the coding sequence ATGACAAAGCCCGTAAACGGATTTTCGAAACTTAACAAAACCGAAAAAATAAATTGGCTGGCGGAAAATTATTTAAACAACAATGATACCGCCGTCTCAGTCCTGAAGCAGTATTGGAATAACAATAATGAATTGCAAAAGCTTCATGATGAATTCATTGAAAATACGGTTTCAAACTTCTACTTACCATTAGGTCTTGCACCAAACTTTTTAATAAACGGCAAATATTATGTTTTGCCTATGGCCATAGAGGAAAGCTCCGTTGTCGCCGCAGCCAGTAAGGCCGCCAAGTTCTGGAACGAAAGAGGAGGTTTTAAGGCCACTGTGATCAATACGAAAAAGATCGGGCAGGTACACTTCCTGTTCCAGGGAGATTTCTCCAGGCTCGACCAATTGGTAACAAATATTAAGCCGAAACTTAGAGAAGCTGTAAAACCCATCACCAGGAATATGGAAAAAAGAGGTGGTGGAATTCTGGATATAGAGCTGATCGATAAGACCGAAAAACTGGAAAGCTATTACCAGTTGTTCGTAAAATTTGACACCCGGGATTCTATGGGTGCGAATTTCATTAATTCCTGCCTGGAAAAATTTGCTGAGGTTTTACAGGAAGAAGCCAATAAAAACCCAGATTTCAGCAAGGAGGAAAAAGACCTCCAGGTAATCATGAGCATACTTTCCAACTACGTACCCGAATGTATCGTACGAGCAGAAGTCTCCTGCCCTGTAGACCAACTCTCTGAAGATGCGAACATGAGGGGTGAGGAGTTCGCAAAGAAATTCATCCAGGCCGTTAAAATAGCCGAAATCGAACCTTACCGCGCGGTAACCCATAATAAAGGTGTTATGAATGGTATTGATGCTGTAGTTCTGGCTACTGGAAATGACTTCAGGGCTGTAGAAGCAGGTGTGCATGCATATGCTTCTAGAAATGGGCAGTATTCAAGTTTAACCCACGCTAAAATTGAAGACGGAATATTCAAATTCTGGATGGAAATTCCACTAGCCCTGGGAACTGTGGGCGGATTAACAAGTCTACACCCATTAGTTAAACTTGCTTTGGATATATTACAAAGACCTTCGGCCAACGAATTAATGGAGATCACGGCCGTCGCCGGACTCGCACAAAACTTTGCCGCCTTAAGATCTTTGATCACCACTGGCATCCAGCAGGGGCATATGAAAATGCACCTGATGAATATTCTAAATCAAAATCAGGCGACCGACAGGGAAAAAGAAGAAATGGTAGAATTCTTTACACATCATACTATCACTCACAGCAGTGTTATAGAGCAATTAGAAAAAATGAGATCTTAA
- a CDS encoding S9 family peptidase, which translates to MKFPTILVAFILAASSVLTAQNKEVSLEEIWSGTFREQRLQSLQSLKNGEEYVILNQDRETGNTSIDVYSYKTGKKTRTIVNTADLAEIKAFDNFKFSEKEDKILLSTEVEPIFRRSSKEIFYVYNVKSKDLKKVSEQKIQEASFSPDASKVAYVFENNIYILNLNNDNPTQVTKDGEMNKIINGVTDWVYEEEFSFVKAFEWNPTGEKLAYIKFDESRVPEFSMDMFGKDLYPSQHVFKYPKAGEANSEVSLHMYDVESEESSEIDLGDKYDVASSSSEIEIGAKNDIYIPRIKWTADPMLLSVQVLNRAQNDLDLIFVDAEDNDTEVVLNETDEAYVDITDNLTFLKDNSFIWTSEKDGYNHIYHYDEDGELLDQVTSGNWEVTNYYGYDAEDDKIYYQSTENGSVNRDVYSIKPNGKNKKRLTDKTGMNSASFSADYTYFINSFTNVATPHVYTLHRAKDGELVREILNNRELLDKVAGYEFSPKELSTIEINGNDLNMWMIKPSDFDENKKYPLLMFQYSGPGSQSVSNSYYNTNDYWYQLLADKGYIVVCVDGRGTGFKGADFKKVTYKELGKYEVEDQIAAAQKLGDRNYIDADRIGIWGWSYGGYMSSNAILKGNDTFSMAIAVAPVTSWRFYDTVYTERYMGTPQENPSGYDDNSPLSHVEKLKGDYLIIHGGGDDNVHLQNTMRMVEELIQANKQFDWAIYPDKNHGIYGGNTRLHLYNLMTDFILEKL; encoded by the coding sequence ATGAAGTTCCCTACAATACTGGTTGCTTTTATTTTGGCAGCATCTTCTGTGCTAACGGCACAAAATAAAGAAGTAAGTCTTGAAGAAATATGGAGTGGTACATTCCGAGAGCAAAGACTACAATCCCTACAATCCTTAAAAAATGGCGAAGAATATGTGATCCTCAACCAGGATCGAGAAACTGGAAATACCAGTATCGATGTTTACAGTTACAAAACTGGCAAGAAGACCAGGACTATTGTGAACACTGCAGATCTCGCTGAGATCAAAGCTTTTGATAATTTTAAATTCAGCGAAAAAGAGGATAAGATCCTTTTATCAACAGAGGTTGAGCCAATTTTCAGAAGGTCTTCAAAAGAGATCTTTTATGTTTATAACGTAAAGTCTAAAGATCTTAAAAAAGTAAGTGAGCAGAAAATCCAAGAAGCTTCCTTTTCTCCAGATGCTTCAAAAGTAGCTTACGTATTTGAAAATAATATTTACATTCTTAATCTTAATAATGATAATCCCACCCAGGTTACCAAGGATGGTGAGATGAATAAGATCATCAACGGAGTTACGGACTGGGTTTATGAGGAGGAATTTTCTTTCGTAAAGGCTTTCGAATGGAATCCAACCGGTGAAAAATTAGCTTATATCAAATTTGATGAATCCAGAGTTCCGGAATTTTCCATGGATATGTTTGGTAAGGATCTCTATCCAAGTCAGCATGTATTTAAATATCCAAAAGCAGGTGAAGCAAATTCTGAAGTAAGCCTGCATATGTATGATGTGGAATCTGAAGAATCCAGTGAGATCGATCTTGGTGATAAATATGATGTCGCTTCATCATCTTCAGAAATTGAAATTGGAGCAAAGAATGATATCTACATTCCGAGAATTAAGTGGACGGCAGATCCAATGTTATTAAGCGTGCAGGTGTTGAATAGAGCTCAGAATGATCTTGATCTTATTTTCGTTGATGCTGAAGATAACGATACCGAAGTGGTTTTAAATGAAACCGATGAGGCTTACGTAGATATTACTGATAATCTAACATTTTTAAAAGATAATAGTTTTATCTGGACTAGTGAAAAGGATGGCTATAACCATATTTATCATTATGATGAAGACGGGGAGCTTTTGGATCAGGTAACCAGCGGTAACTGGGAAGTGACCAATTATTACGGTTATGATGCTGAAGATGATAAGATCTACTACCAAAGTACAGAGAACGGAAGTGTGAATCGTGATGTTTACTCTATTAAACCAAACGGGAAAAACAAGAAAAGACTTACCGATAAAACAGGTATGAATTCGGCTTCTTTCAGCGCTGATTATACTTACTTTATCAATTCATTTACCAATGTGGCCACACCGCATGTTTATACTTTGCACAGAGCTAAAGATGGCGAACTGGTTCGTGAGATACTTAATAACAGGGAGCTTTTAGATAAGGTTGCTGGTTATGAGTTTTCTCCAAAGGAGCTTTCAACTATAGAGATCAATGGAAACGATCTTAATATGTGGATGATCAAGCCTTCAGATTTTGATGAGAACAAAAAGTATCCATTATTGATGTTCCAGTATTCCGGTCCAGGTTCACAGTCGGTTTCAAATTCCTATTATAATACGAACGATTACTGGTATCAGCTATTAGCCGATAAAGGTTATATAGTTGTTTGCGTAGATGGTAGAGGAACCGGATTTAAAGGAGCAGATTTCAAAAAAGTGACCTATAAGGAGCTTGGTAAATATGAAGTAGAAGATCAGATTGCAGCAGCTCAGAAACTTGGTGATAGAAATTATATAGATGCCGATAGAATAGGGATCTGGGGATGGAGTTATGGAGGTTATATGTCTTCCAACGCGATCCTTAAAGGGAACGACACTTTCTCTATGGCAATTGCCGTGGCTCCGGTGACCAGCTGGAGATTTTACGATACTGTTTATACCGAGAGATACATGGGAACTCCGCAAGAGAACCCTTCTGGATACGATGATAATTCCCCTTTAAGCCATGTAGAAAAACTTAAGGGTGATTATTTGATCATTCACGGTGGTGGAGATGATAATGTGCATTTACAAAATACCATGAGAATGGTGGAAGAGCTAATACAGGCCAACAAGCAATTCGACTGGGCGATCTATCCAGATAAAAATCACGGTATTTATGGAGGTAATACCAGATTGCACCTTTATAACCTGATGACAGATTTTATACTTGAAAAACTATAA
- a CDS encoding peptide MFS transporter encodes MGTRDVRVKQKELFGHPVGLYILFFTEMWERFSYYGMRAILVLYLVSATTGGNAGLGWTGGEAIALYGWYTMLVYVASIPGGIIADKLLGQKKTVLVGGIVLVAGHGILAVEEMWAFYSGLALIIAGVGMLKPNISTMVGGLYKEGDIRRDKGFTIFYIGINLGAFLSSLIVGYVGEEIGWHWGFGLAGIAMALGLLVYLWGQKYLRNVGNLLSKVERSEGASLGNMFSELLKSPLQLVITSILMIGSVYYLIFESLPYGLLYIFLTLVTALMLMVYKDLTTQVMKDRYVVMILSFLLVVVFWGAFEQAGGLMNIYALDKTNRSIPFTLPLIGDEVPATWFQSLNALFIIIFGVIIANFWAKRKLKNKEASSIFKMATGVIIMGLGFVFMAMAAKSYVPYDHKSAMYWLVLAYLLHTIGELCSSPVALSFITKLAPAKYASLMMGVYFAATGLGNKVAGEIGEFSQGEPLVVNLNADSNQLTQNLQINDSVVSNNEDFRFSGNVYQENGELHVKTLNNEESVLDFINFKDEERANEVVETLKEEGVTASDPYHVMIDFKQAEDNSGFSGDFIIEEVQTDMEYKTFWGITIFTSAFGLIVILLLKPLKRLTHGVEDNESDLPEQEEYELADVEN; translated from the coding sequence ATGGGAACTAGAGACGTACGTGTAAAACAAAAAGAGCTTTTCGGGCACCCGGTAGGGCTTTATATTTTATTTTTTACTGAAATGTGGGAGCGCTTTTCCTATTACGGGATGCGTGCAATTTTGGTATTATATCTTGTAAGTGCCACAACAGGAGGAAATGCCGGTTTAGGATGGACTGGTGGTGAAGCTATCGCGCTTTATGGTTGGTATACTATGCTGGTTTATGTGGCTTCTATTCCTGGAGGTATAATTGCAGATAAATTACTGGGTCAGAAGAAAACGGTTCTGGTAGGTGGTATAGTTCTGGTTGCAGGTCACGGTATCCTGGCAGTAGAAGAGATGTGGGCGTTTTATTCTGGTCTTGCTTTGATCATTGCCGGTGTAGGAATGCTAAAACCTAATATCTCCACCATGGTTGGAGGACTTTATAAAGAAGGCGATATCCGTCGTGATAAAGGTTTTACCATATTCTATATAGGTATTAATTTAGGTGCTTTCCTTTCCAGTTTGATCGTAGGTTATGTTGGAGAAGAAATTGGCTGGCACTGGGGCTTCGGTCTTGCAGGTATAGCCATGGCGCTTGGACTTTTAGTTTACCTGTGGGGACAAAAATATTTACGTAATGTTGGGAACCTGCTTTCTAAAGTTGAACGTAGCGAAGGTGCTTCCTTAGGAAATATGTTCAGTGAACTTCTAAAGTCTCCTTTACAGCTGGTCATCACGTCTATTTTAATGATAGGATCTGTTTACTATCTTATATTCGAGTCCTTACCTTATGGGCTTCTTTATATCTTTTTGACCTTGGTGACCGCATTAATGCTGATGGTTTATAAAGACCTTACTACACAGGTAATGAAAGATCGTTATGTAGTGATGATACTTTCTTTCCTTTTAGTAGTAGTATTCTGGGGAGCTTTTGAACAGGCCGGTGGTTTGATGAATATTTATGCTTTAGATAAAACGAACAGGTCTATTCCCTTTACTCTTCCATTAATAGGGGATGAAGTACCAGCTACTTGGTTCCAATCTTTAAACGCACTTTTCATTATCATTTTTGGGGTTATCATTGCTAATTTCTGGGCTAAGAGAAAACTAAAAAATAAAGAAGCATCCTCTATCTTTAAGATGGCTACAGGGGTGATCATTATGGGTCTTGGTTTCGTTTTTATGGCCATGGCTGCTAAAAGTTATGTTCCTTACGATCACAAATCGGCTATGTACTGGCTGGTTTTGGCTTATTTATTACATACTATCGGGGAGTTATGTTCTTCTCCAGTGGCACTATCTTTTATTACAAAGCTTGCTCCTGCAAAATACGCTTCCTTAATGATGGGTGTATATTTTGCAGCTACCGGTCTTGGAAATAAAGTGGCAGGAGAGATTGGAGAATTTTCTCAGGGAGAACCATTGGTGGTTAACCTGAACGCTGATAGCAATCAGCTTACTCAAAACTTACAGATCAATGATTCTGTGGTTTCTAATAATGAAGATTTCCGTTTCAGCGGAAATGTATACCAGGAAAATGGAGAGCTTCATGTGAAGACACTCAACAATGAAGAATCTGTTCTGGATTTCATCAATTTTAAAGATGAAGAGAGAGCTAATGAAGTGGTTGAAACGCTTAAAGAGGAAGGTGTTACAGCATCAGATCCTTATCATGTGATGATAGATTTCAAACAGGCAGAAGATAATAGCGGTTTTAGCGGAGATTTTATCATCGAAGAAGTGCAAACAGATATGGAATACAAAACTTTCTGGGGTATCACTATCTTTACTTCGGCTTTTGGGCTCATAGTTATTTTGCTTCTGAAGCCATTGAAAAGACTTACTCATGGTGTTGAGGATAACGAGTCTGATCTGCCAGAGCAGGAAGAGTATGAACTTGCTGATGTTGAAAATTAA